One window of the Conexibacter sp. SYSU D00693 genome contains the following:
- a CDS encoding NAD(+) synthase, translated as MDFPNLYEHGFARVAACTGPIAIADPAANAEAILRQARACHEDGVALAAFTELGLTGYSIEDLLLQDTVLDGVEEALQAVVDGSADLLPVLVVGAPLRHRNRIYNCAVVVHRGAILGVVPKSYLPTYREFYEARQMAAGDDERGGTIRLLGTELPFGPDLLFAAEDVRGLVVHVEVCEDLWVPVPPSAEAALAGATVLVNLSGSPITVGRSRDRHLLCRAQSSRCLAAYVYAAAGEGESTTDLSWDGQTMVYENGVLLDCTERFPQGERATVVDVDLDRLCQERVRMGTFDDNRRTHAARTSELRTVRFTLSPPGGDLGLRRRVERFPFVPADRERLDEDCYEAYNIQVSGLEQRLRAIGDPKIVIGVSGGLDSTHALIVAAKAMDRLGRPRSDILGFTMPGFATSSGTKTNAHRLMEALGITAQELDITSTAELMLENLDHPYARGEEVYDVTFENVQAGLRTDYLFRAANQRGGIVLGTGDLSELALGWATYGVGDQMSHYNVNAGVPKTFIQHLIRWVVATGQFEDEVGETLTAILDTEISPELVPGDELQSTESRIGPYALQDFTLFYTLRFGLRPTKIAFLAWHAWRDAAAGDWPPGFPEAKRAAYDLPEIRRWLEVFCKRFFGFAQFKRSALPNGPKVSAGGSLSPRGDWRAPSDSSATAWLADLERWTLD; from the coding sequence ATGGACTTCCCCAACCTGTACGAGCACGGCTTCGCCCGCGTCGCGGCCTGCACCGGGCCGATCGCGATCGCCGACCCCGCCGCCAACGCCGAGGCGATCCTGCGCCAGGCCCGGGCCTGCCACGAGGACGGCGTGGCCCTCGCGGCGTTCACCGAGCTGGGCCTCACGGGCTACTCGATCGAGGACCTGCTGCTGCAGGACACCGTCCTGGACGGGGTGGAGGAGGCGCTGCAGGCCGTGGTCGACGGCTCGGCCGACCTGCTGCCGGTGCTCGTCGTCGGCGCGCCGCTGCGCCACCGCAACCGCATCTACAACTGCGCGGTCGTCGTGCACCGCGGGGCGATCCTGGGCGTCGTCCCGAAGTCCTACCTGCCGACCTACCGCGAGTTCTACGAGGCCCGGCAGATGGCCGCGGGCGACGACGAGCGCGGCGGGACGATCCGGCTGCTCGGCACGGAGCTGCCGTTCGGGCCCGACCTGCTCTTCGCGGCCGAGGACGTCCGCGGGCTCGTCGTCCACGTCGAGGTCTGCGAGGACCTGTGGGTGCCGGTGCCGCCGAGCGCGGAGGCGGCGCTGGCGGGCGCGACGGTGCTCGTGAACCTCTCGGGCAGCCCGATCACCGTCGGGCGCTCGCGCGACCGCCACCTGCTCTGCCGCGCGCAGTCCTCGCGCTGCCTCGCGGCGTACGTGTACGCCGCGGCGGGGGAGGGCGAGTCGACGACCGACCTCTCCTGGGACGGCCAGACGATGGTCTACGAGAACGGCGTGCTGCTCGACTGCACCGAGCGCTTCCCGCAGGGCGAGCGCGCGACGGTCGTCGACGTCGACCTCGACCGCCTCTGCCAGGAGCGCGTGCGGATGGGGACCTTCGACGACAACCGCCGCACCCACGCCGCGCGGACGTCGGAGTTGCGGACGGTGCGCTTCACCCTGTCGCCGCCCGGCGGCGACCTCGGCCTGCGCCGGCGCGTCGAGCGCTTCCCGTTCGTGCCGGCCGACCGCGAGCGCCTCGACGAGGACTGCTACGAGGCCTACAACATCCAGGTCTCGGGGCTCGAGCAGCGGCTGCGGGCGATCGGCGACCCGAAGATCGTCATCGGCGTCTCGGGCGGCCTGGACTCCACCCACGCGCTCATCGTCGCGGCCAAGGCGATGGACCGCCTCGGGCGGCCGCGCAGCGACATCCTGGGCTTCACGATGCCGGGCTTCGCGACGAGCTCGGGGACGAAGACCAACGCCCACCGGCTCATGGAGGCGCTGGGGATCACGGCGCAGGAGCTCGACATCACCTCCACCGCGGAGCTGATGCTCGAGAACCTCGACCACCCGTACGCGCGCGGCGAGGAGGTCTACGACGTGACGTTCGAGAACGTCCAGGCCGGCCTGCGCACGGACTACCTCTTCCGGGCGGCCAACCAGCGCGGCGGCATCGTCCTCGGGACGGGCGACCTCTCGGAGCTCGCGCTGGGGTGGGCGACGTACGGCGTCGGGGACCAGATGTCCCACTACAACGTCAACGCCGGCGTCCCCAAGACGTTCATCCAGCACCTCATCCGCTGGGTCGTCGCGACCGGGCAGTTCGAGGACGAGGTCGGCGAGACGCTCACGGCGATCCTCGACACGGAGATCAGCCCCGAGCTCGTGCCGGGCGACGAGCTGCAGTCCACCGAGTCGAGGATCGGCCCCTACGCCCTCCAGGACTTCACGCTCTTCTACACGCTGCGCTTCGGCCTGCGCCCGACGAAGATCGCCTTCCTCGCGTGGCACGCGTGGCGCGACGCCGCGGCGGGCGACTGGCCGCCCGGCTTCCCGGAGGCCAAGCGCGCGGCCTACGACCTGCCCGAGATCCGGCGATGGCTCGAGGTCTTCTGCAAGCGGTTCTTCGGCTTCGCGCAGTTCAAGCGCTCGGCGCTGCCCAACGGGCCGAAGGTCTCGGCCGGCGGCTCGCTCTCCCCGCGCGGGGACTGGCGCGCGCCGTCGGACTCCAGCGCGACGGCCTGGCTCGCCGACCTCGAGCGCTGGACGCTGGACTAG
- a CDS encoding PaaI family thioesterase yields the protein MAATDLQFPIVMDQGFDGLYGLVVDSIDDDMVLRAHVDVEDRHKQPAGLVHGGLFASMAESTTSMATYYAVAADGKTAQGLSNQTSFVRPIFDGRVNLVARPRHRGRTTWVWEVEVTDDQDRLCALVRMTIAVR from the coding sequence ATGGCGGCGACGGACCTGCAGTTCCCGATCGTGATGGACCAGGGCTTCGACGGCCTCTACGGCCTCGTGGTCGACTCGATCGACGACGACATGGTGCTGCGCGCGCACGTGGACGTGGAGGACCGCCACAAGCAGCCCGCGGGCCTCGTGCACGGCGGCCTGTTCGCGTCGATGGCCGAGTCGACGACGTCCATGGCGACGTACTACGCCGTCGCGGCGGACGGCAAGACCGCGCAGGGGCTGAGCAACCAGACGTCGTTCGTGCGGCCGATCTTCGACGGCCGCGTGAACCTGGTGGCGCGCCCGCGCCACCGCGGGCGCACGACGTGGGTGTGGGAGGTCGAGGTCACCGACGACCAGGACCGCCTCTGCGCCCTCGTGCGGATGACGATCGCCGTCCGGTAG
- a CDS encoding FAD-binding oxidoreductase → MATADGDRHAGIPRTSRWWGWGDRAHDAPPPAHAVSWLEGVLDGPLDAPRPPVGLDEVRLGPAALASEARAALREVVGDVHVRDDREARVLHAAGKSYPDLVRQRAGDAEGAPDAVVLPGSHAEVRGVLEACAAAGVAVVPFGGGTSVVGGVEPLRGGFDAVVALDLGRMTGLVSLDEGSRTAVLEPGLRGPEAERLLNPRGFTLGHVPQSFEYATVGGFVATRSAGQASTGYGRIDELVLGLRLAAPAAELDLPPLPASAAGPGLRETLVGSEGAFGVITQAALRVAPLPAERRYEAWVFPDFRAGAACFRELEQSAIAPTIARLSDERETEMNLALSGTGGVKGRALDAYLGARRVRGGCLAILGWEGTEATVHARRQAALPVLRDHGAAGLGQGAGRSWERGRFHAPYLRDDLLARGVLVETLETAAQWSDLHELHRAVGDALRRHCPLVACHISHLYGSGASLYFTFLARQDRGGELDQWRRIKADACDAIVAHRGTITHHHAVGRDHAAWMPAEVGEAGVAALHALKRELDPVGILNPGKLIPSVGGEVGAGAPTPARAV, encoded by the coding sequence ATGGCGACGGCTGACGGCGACCGGCACGCGGGCATCCCGCGCACCTCCCGCTGGTGGGGCTGGGGCGACCGGGCCCACGACGCGCCGCCGCCGGCGCACGCCGTGTCGTGGCTCGAGGGCGTCCTCGACGGACCCCTCGACGCGCCGCGACCACCGGTCGGCCTCGACGAGGTGCGCCTCGGCCCCGCGGCGCTGGCCTCCGAGGCGCGGGCCGCGCTGCGCGAGGTCGTGGGCGACGTGCACGTGCGCGACGACCGCGAGGCGCGCGTCCTGCATGCGGCGGGCAAGTCCTACCCGGACCTCGTGCGCCAGCGGGCCGGCGACGCCGAGGGCGCGCCGGACGCCGTCGTCCTCCCGGGCAGCCACGCGGAGGTCCGGGGCGTCCTCGAGGCATGCGCCGCGGCGGGCGTCGCGGTCGTCCCGTTCGGCGGCGGCACGTCGGTCGTCGGCGGCGTCGAGCCCCTGCGCGGCGGCTTCGACGCGGTCGTCGCGCTCGACCTCGGTCGCATGACCGGCCTCGTGTCGCTCGACGAGGGGTCGCGCACCGCGGTGCTCGAGCCCGGCCTGCGTGGTCCGGAGGCCGAGCGCCTGCTCAACCCCCGCGGCTTCACCCTGGGCCACGTCCCGCAGTCCTTCGAGTACGCGACCGTCGGCGGCTTCGTCGCCACGCGCTCGGCCGGCCAGGCCTCCACGGGCTACGGGCGCATCGACGAGCTCGTCCTCGGCCTGCGCCTCGCCGCGCCGGCGGCCGAGCTCGACCTCCCGCCGCTGCCGGCGAGCGCCGCGGGCCCGGGCCTGCGCGAGACGCTCGTCGGCTCCGAGGGCGCGTTCGGCGTCATCACCCAGGCGGCCCTGCGCGTCGCGCCGCTGCCGGCCGAGCGCCGCTACGAGGCGTGGGTCTTCCCCGACTTCCGCGCGGGCGCCGCATGCTTCCGCGAGCTCGAGCAGAGCGCGATCGCCCCGACGATCGCCCGGCTCAGCGACGAGCGCGAGACGGAGATGAACCTCGCCCTGTCGGGCACCGGCGGCGTGAAGGGGCGCGCGCTGGACGCGTACCTCGGCGCACGCCGCGTGCGCGGCGGCTGCCTGGCGATCCTCGGCTGGGAGGGCACGGAGGCGACGGTCCACGCGCGCCGCCAGGCCGCGCTGCCGGTGCTGCGTGACCACGGCGCGGCGGGCCTCGGCCAGGGCGCGGGGCGCTCGTGGGAGCGCGGTCGCTTCCACGCGCCCTACCTGCGCGACGACCTCCTCGCGCGCGGCGTGCTCGTCGAGACGCTCGAGACCGCGGCGCAGTGGTCGGACCTCCACGAGCTGCACCGGGCCGTCGGCGACGCGCTGCGCCGCCACTGCCCGCTCGTGGCCTGCCACATCTCGCACCTCTACGGCAGCGGCGCCTCGCTGTACTTCACGTTCCTGGCCCGCCAGGACCGCGGCGGCGAGCTCGACCAGTGGCGGCGCATCAAGGCCGACGCGTGCGACGCGATCGTCGCGCACCGCGGCACGATCACCCACCACCACGCCGTGGGGCGCGACCACGCGGCGTGGATGCCCGCCGAGGTCGGCGAGGCGGGGGTGGCCGCCCTGCACGCGCTCAAGCGCGAGCTCGACCCGGTCGGGATCCTCAACCCGGGGAAGCTGATCCCGTCGGTGGGTGGCGAGGTCGGCGCGGGCGCGCCGACCCCGGCCCGGGCGGTCTAG
- a CDS encoding SRPBCC family protein, with protein MPKARRSVVVAADVDRVWRTVGDPHHLARWWPRVARVEGVDDTGFTEVLRSDKGATVRADFALLEREAPTRIAWRQHTEGTPFERVLAESRTSVALEAAEGGGTRVELALEQRLRGFSRFGGFMVRAAARKQLDDALAGLTRIHGDG; from the coding sequence ATGCCGAAGGCCCGGCGCAGCGTCGTCGTCGCGGCGGACGTGGACCGCGTGTGGCGCACGGTCGGCGACCCGCACCACCTCGCGCGCTGGTGGCCGCGCGTCGCGCGCGTCGAGGGCGTCGACGACACGGGCTTCACCGAGGTCCTGCGCTCCGACAAGGGCGCGACGGTCCGCGCGGACTTCGCCCTGCTCGAGCGCGAGGCGCCGACGCGGATCGCCTGGCGCCAGCACACGGAGGGCACGCCGTTCGAGCGCGTGCTCGCCGAGTCGCGCACCTCGGTGGCGCTCGAGGCGGCCGAAGGCGGTGGGACGCGCGTGGAGCTCGCGCTGGAGCAGCGGCTCCGCGGGTTCTCGCGCTTCGGGGGCTTCATGGTGCGCGCCGCGGCGCGCAAGCAGCTGGACGACGCACTTGCGGGGTTGACGAGGATCCATGGCGACGGCTGA
- a CDS encoding adenine phosphoribosyltransferase has protein sequence MSGPDLDLRSRIRDIADFPKPGIVFRDITPLMAEPAALDAAVLGLAGWARERRVDLVLGAEARGFLLGPALARELGAGFVLARKPGKLPWETVSAEYLLEYGTDSLEVHTDALHHGSRVLVHDDLLATGGTAKALCDLVEQLGGEVVGCSFLIELAFLGGRGRLAGHEVHALLVDEAE, from the coding sequence GTGAGCGGGCCGGACCTCGACCTGCGGTCGCGCATCCGGGACATCGCCGACTTCCCCAAGCCGGGGATCGTCTTCCGGGACATCACGCCCCTGATGGCCGAGCCGGCCGCGCTGGACGCCGCGGTCCTCGGGCTGGCCGGCTGGGCGCGCGAGCGGCGGGTCGACCTCGTCCTCGGGGCCGAGGCCCGCGGCTTCCTGCTCGGCCCGGCGCTGGCGCGGGAGCTCGGCGCGGGCTTCGTCCTCGCGCGCAAGCCGGGCAAGCTGCCGTGGGAGACCGTCTCGGCCGAGTACCTGCTCGAGTACGGGACGGACTCCCTCGAGGTCCACACCGACGCGCTGCACCACGGCTCGCGCGTGCTCGTGCACGACGACCTGCTGGCCACGGGCGGGACGGCGAAGGCGCTGTGCGACCTCGTCGAGCAGCTCGGCGGCGAGGTCGTCGGCTGCTCGTTCCTCATCGAGCTGGCGTTCCTCGGCGGCCGCGGCCGGCTGGCCGGCCACGAGGTCCACGCGCTGCTGGTCGACGAGGCGGAGTGA